Within the Salvelinus namaycush isolate Seneca unplaced genomic scaffold, SaNama_1.0 Scaffold84, whole genome shotgun sequence genome, the region ataatagaataaggctccatggtagctaatacattgtaatataataaggctcaatggtagctaatacattataatagaataaggctccatggtagctaatacattataatagaataagacaccatggtagctaatagattagagtagaataaggcaccatggtagctaatacattatagtagaataaggctccatggtagctaatacattataatagaataaggctccatggtagctaatacattagaatagaataaggctccatggtagctaatacattataatagaataaggctccatggtagctgatacattagaataaggtgccatggtagctaatacattatagtagaataaggctccatggtagctaatacattagagtagaataaggctccatggtagctaatacattataatagaataaggcaccatattagctaatacattataatagaataaggcaccatggtagctaatacattagagtagaataaggcaccatggtagctaatatattataatagaataaggctccatggtagcgaatatattataatagaataaggctccatggtagctaatacattataatagaataaggctccatggtagctaatacattataatagaataaggctccatggtagctaatacattataatagaataagacaccatggtagctaatagattagagtagaataaggcaccatggtagctaatacattataatagaataaggcgccatggtagctaatacattagaatagaataaggctccatggtagctaatacattagaataaggctccatggtagctaatacattagaataaggctccatggtagctaatacattataatagaataaggcgccatggtagctaatacattagaatagaataaggctccatggtagctaatacattagaatagaataaggctccatggtagctaatacattataatagaataaggctccatggtagctaatacattagaatagaataaggctccatggtagctaatacattatagtagaataaggctccatggtagctaatacattagagtagaataaggctccatggtagctgatacattagaataaggtgccatggtagctaatacattataatagaataaggctccatggtagctgatacattagaataaggtgccatggtagctaatacattatagtagaataaggctccatggtagctaatacattagagtagaataaggctccatggtagctaatacattataatagaataaggcaccatattagctaatacattataatataataaggcaccatggtagctaatacattagagtagaataaggcaccatggtagctaatatattataatagaataaggctccatggtagctaatatattataatagaataaggctccatagtagctaatacattagaatagaataaggctccatggtagctaatacattataatagaataaggctccatggtagctaatacattataatagaataaggctcaatggtagctaatacattatagtagaataaggctccatggtagctaatacattatagtagaataaggctccatggtagctaatacattataatagaataaggctccatggtagctaatacattagagtagaataaggctccatggtagctaatacattataatagaataaggctccatggtagataatacattataatagaataaggctccatggtagctaatacattataatagaataaggctccatggtagctaatacattataatagaagaaatactggagtgatgtaggattgttaataaaaatgTTTATAGACCAATTTTTGAGACAGGGTGCAAGTACATTGAAATGAAGTTAttttcaagttgttgaaacaatGACCtgaaaaataagtatttttaacTGTCACCCAAAACCGAACGGAGATTGGACAAAACCAAATGTACATTGGACGTTGGCATAGTCTTGTTTTCAAAGTAATTTTGCTAGGTGAGTTTTAACGTGTACAAATCAATAGTCCCcaaatatgcagaaacagtttgtgacaTATTGAAAACCTAATAAAATGTACTATCAACAAACATTCTGCCAGAATAAtcatattatttgtatttcttttCAACAAAAGCTCCTTATAAActacacaagcaccaaaaacaatgttgttttgacaagtggcaataaatcactgatatcgattagggaggaaatcaggttgtacttgctgttgaaactaacacaactaaaaaaaacacatggaaatgggagatatcttctacctcactggttagaggacaacctgcagaagacagtacgctacattttggagtgatgcgtTTAAATTATATGTCTCCAAAAtgaaactaacagctcaaaaaccacacggaatctgggaataatgtgtacatcactggtcagaggacaatttgtagcaaacagctagctacattttgaagtgatgCATTttaattcaagtgggtcaccaacgaggtaagtgtaacacaacacTTCTTTGGTAAAATAGTaatctttcaattcagagcctggattttcccctgatgaggctaatatccatatgaCACTTAAATCAacagaacatcattaaaatactcctactacaatgttaaaacattctacattgtgacattatttcattgatatcatgaaacaacttcatgtatgtattttctgatgtttgatcagagatcttttagcAGAGTATCTCATGTCACATTGactacagctataaggtttctctcctgtgtgtgtccgctggtgcatagtcagactgctagatgtaacaaaactcttcccacattgatcacagctataaggtttatctcctgtgtgtgtcctctggtgTGTTTTCAGGctgctagatgtaacaaaactcttcccacattgatcacagctataaggcttctctcctgtgtgtgttctctggtgtgattttaaatgTCTTGATGAAACAAAACTATTTTCACAGTCAGAGCAATggtaaggtttttctcctgtatgGATTCTCTGATGTATTTTAAGATCTGCTAAAAAgatgaatctcttcccacagtcagagcagcaatgaggtttctctccagtgtgtattctcagGTGTGCTATCAGGTTGCCTGAGTGAGAAaaattcttcccacattgattacagctataaggcttctctcctgtgtgtgttctctggtgtgatgttaAATTTCCTGAGAtaacaaaactctttccacagtcagagcagtggtaaggtctctctcctgtgtgtgttctctggtgtatggtcagactgctagatgtaacaaaactcttcccacattgatcacagctataaggtttctctcctgtgtgtgttctctggtgtacagtcagatggctagatgaagtaaaactcttcccacactgataaCAGTTATAAGGTCTGTAAGATTTCTCTACAGtttgtattctctggtgtattttttGTGAATCTGATCTTAAATaacttttcccacagtcagagcagtggtgaGATTTCTTTCCTGTGGGTTtccgctggtgtttcttgaggtgttctgatctggagagactcttctctgcctcgtcagcatcatgatgttgttgaggctccccagaggatccacgatagtcccgtctctctcctgtgtgaacaacaaagtcagacagatggttaaaggcccacaacagcagaaatccactgtttattttaGCTGAAAGGTGATGCTGTACAACAATTTACATCTGTAATGAATATTTAAATGCTTTTATGAACTTAATTGACAATTGTCTTAACATGACAGTCAGTGATCAACAACAGTCATATTTAGTCTTAtttttttcacattagtagtataGTGTATGATTCTAGGTTAGAATTAagttattagagttcctgaaaccctaagcattgtgccagatgagttattagagttcctgaaaccctaagcattgtgccagatgagttattagagttcctgaaaccctaagcattgtgccagatgagttattagagttcctgaaaccctaagcattgtgccagattagttattagagttcctgaaaccctaagcattgtgccagatgagttattagagttcctgaaaccctgagcattgtgccagatgagttattagagttcctgaaaccctaagcattgtgccaaatgagttattagagttcctgaaaccctaagcattgtgccagatgagttattagagttcctgaaaccctaagcattgtgccagatgagttattagagttcctgaaaccctaagcattgtgccagatgagttattagagttcctgaaaccctaagcattgtgccagattagttattagagttcctgaaaccctaagcattgtgccagatgagttaGAGTTTCTGAAACCCTAAGCATTGTGCCAGATTagttattagagttcctgaaaccctgagcattgtgccagatgagttattagagttcctgaaaccctgagcattgtgccagatgagttattagagttcctgaaaccctgagcattgtgccagatgagttattagagttcctgaaaccctaagcattgtgccagatgagttattagagttcctgaaaccctgagcattgtgccagatgagttattagagttcctgaaaccctaagcattgtgccagatgagttattagagttcctgaaaccctaagcattgtgccagattagttattagagttcctgaaaccctgagcattgtgccagatgagttattagagttcctgaaaccctgagcattgtgccagatgagttattagagttcctgaaaccctgagcattgtgccagatgagttattagagttcctgaaaccctaagcattgtgccagatgagttattagagttcctgaaaccctaagcattgtgccagatgagttattagagttcctgaaaccctaagcattgtgccagatgagttattagagttcctgaaaccctaagcattgtgccagatgagttattagagttcctgaaactctaagcattgtgccagatgagttattagagttcctgaaaccctaagcattgtgccagatgagttattagagttcctgaaaccctaagcattgtgccagatgagttattagagttcctgaaaccctgagcattgtgccagatgagttattagagttcctgaaaccctaagcattgtgccagatgagttattagagttcctgaaaccctgagcattgtgccagatgagttattagagttcctgaaaccctgagcattgtgccagatgagttattagagttcctgaaaccctaagcattgtgccagatgagttattagagttcctgaaaccctaagcattgtgccagatgagttattagagttcctgaaactctaagcattgtgccagatgagttattagagttcctgaaaccctaagcattgtgccagatgagttattagagttcctgaaaccctaagcattgtgccagatgagttTCGGTTTCCAATATACggccctttctgtgtttgcaaacaaCAAGAGGgagatgcacatgcaatttggttgcagaaaccactagttataccaataccatagacctactgtaggacccataacttcacctaacaacaacatagacctactgtaggacccataacttcacctaacaataacatagacctactgtaggacccataacttcacctaacaataatagagggcaatttggttgcagaaactcctccctgctaatgaggaaaccgctagtcatggttgtagtatatctggtaatgaggaaaccactagttatggatgtagtatatctggtaatgaggaaaccactagttatggatgtagtatatctggcaatgaggaaaccgctagttatggatgtagtatatctggtaatgaggaaaccactagttatggatgtagtatatctggtaatgaggaaaccactagttatggatgtagtatatctgataatgaggaaaccgatagttatggatgtagtatatctggtaatgaggaaaccactagttatggatgtagtatatctggtaatgaggaaaccactagttatggatgtagtatatctgcctggagcaaaaatggtgagcgaaGATttgagtttttcacaatgtattctgaatattacacaAGATCAGCTCAACATCGTAGGCTGCAAAattagcctccatttccaggttgcttatgagagCATTTAACTTtgggattataattgtaaggaaCGTTAGAATGTCCTGCAAAATATAAAGTTTGTGTCAGTCATAAATCAACTGCTATATACTTTAAAAAATACCTCAaacagtaaaatgctctttggctagctttgcaACCAGCCTATCAATGAGTGTTAGCATTAACTTCATTTCAATGTACTTGCACCCTGTCTCATTCACGTAGACGTCTGTAGCATCCAAACAGTTTGGACACTGATAtggtctgcttaaactaataacaaatAAACAATTATAAGTGtccatgtctttattgaacacaccgtgtaaacattcacagtgcagggtgggaaaagtatgtgaactcttggatttaataactggttgacgctccttt harbors:
- the LOC120043025 gene encoding gastrula zinc finger protein XlCGF17.1-like, giving the protein MEANFAAYDVELILWDYRGSSGEPQQHHDADEAEKSLSRSEHLKKHQRKPTGKKSHHCSDCGKSYLRSDSQKIHQRIQTVEKSYRPYNCYQCGKSFTSSSHLTVHQRTHTGEKPYSCDQCGKSFVTSSSLTIHQRTHTGERPYHCSDCGKSFVISGNLTSHQRTHTGEKPYSCNQCGKNFSHSGNLIAHLRIHTGEKPHCCSDCGKRFIFLADLKIHQRIHTGEKPYHCSDCENSFVSSRHLKSHQRTHTGEKPYSCDQCGKSFVTSSSLKTHQRTHTGDKPYSCDQCGKSFVTSSSLTMHQRTHTGEKPYSCSQCDMRYSAKRSLIKHQKIHT